The following proteins are co-located in the Melanotaenia boesemani isolate fMelBoe1 chromosome 5, fMelBoe1.pri, whole genome shotgun sequence genome:
- the mrpl52 gene encoding 39S ribosomal protein L52, mitochondrial, with amino-acid sequence MAAPVRTLCCSVLRHSSRQFSTTCGVQAGEKWRKEHGLSRSGTEYGPLTDLPDWSFADGRPAPPMKGQLKRRQEREDLSRRIVMLSSEIDRGIQTWEEKQEEAKRTEEHKKSLLLKPKGKLLMKKKSAV; translated from the exons ATGGCGGCCCCCGTCAGGACGTTGTGCTGCTCAG tGTTGAGGCATTCTAGCCGACAGTTCAGCACAACATGTGGAGTACAAGCtggagagaaatggagaaaaga ACATGGGCTCTCTAGAAGCGGCACAGAATATGGACCATTGACAGATCTGCCAGATTGGTCTTTTGCAG ATGGACGACCAGCACCTCCAATGAAGGGCCAGCTGAAAAGAAGGCAAGAGAGAGAAGATTTATCT AGACGTATTGTGATGCTGAGCTCGGAGATAGACAGAGGAATACAGACCTGGGAGGAGAAGCAGGAAGAGGCCAAACGAACAGAAGAGCACAAAAAATCTCTTTTACTCAAACCCAAAGGAAAGCTATTGATGAAGAAGAAATCTGCAGTTTAG